The genomic segment AGCCGTACCTGGGGGACGGGCTGGCCCAGCTGCTCGGCGGCGCCGGTGTGTCCCGGTCGGTGAGCCTGCCGCTCTCCATCGTCCTGGCGCTCGTCATCGCGACCGTGATCCAGATGGTGCTCGGCGAGCTGGCCCCGAAGAACCTGGCCATCGTCCGGGCCGAAGGGCTGGCCCGGGCGCTGAGCCGCTCCACGCTGATCTACCTGGCCGTCGCCGGCCCGGTGATCCGGCTCTTCGACGCCGCCGCCACCCGGCTGCTGCGCCGACTCGGCATCGAGCCGGTCGAGGAGCTGCCGACCGGGGCCACCCCGGAGGACCTGGAGCAGATCATCGCCGAGTCGCGGCTGGAGGGGCACCTGGACGCCGAGATGTCCACCCTGCTCGACCGGGGCCTGGACTTCCGGCAGCTCACCGCCGGTGAGGCGATGGTGCCGCGGGTGGACGTGCACACCGTACGCGCCGACGACCCGGTCAGCCGGATCGTCGAGATGCTGGACAGCGGGCACTCCCGCTTCCCGGTGCGCGGCACCGAGGGGGTCGACGACCTGGTCGGCGTGGTCGGCATCGCCGACGTGCTCGGCGTGCCGCCGGAGCGGCGGGCCACCACCCGGGTCGCCGCGGTCGCCGTACCCCCGTTGCTGGTGCCGGAGACGCTGCCGTTGCCGACGGTGCTGGACCGGCTGCGCGCCGGGCACCGGCAGCTCGCCTGCGTGGTCGACGAGTACGGCGGGTTCGCCGGGGTGATCAGCCTGGAGGACATCGCCGAGGAGCTGGTGGGGCCGATCCGGGACGAGGACGACCCGCCGGAGCGGGCGCCGGTGCGGCAGTCGGACGGCTCCTGGGTGGTGCCGGCCCGCTGGCGGATCGACGAGGTGGCCGACAGCACCGGCATCGCGCTGCCCGAGGCCCCCGAGTACGACACCCTCTCCGGCCTGGTGATGCGGGAGCTGGGCCGGGTGCCGCAGGTGGGTGACCGGCTGGAGATCAGCCTGCCGGCCGAGGTCGACAGCGGCCAGCCGGAGTCGCCGCGCCGGGCCGCGGTCGAGGTGCTCGCGGTGGACCGGCACGTGGCCGACTCGGTCCGGCTGGAGGTGACCGCGTGAGCACCGGATGGGCGTTGGTGATCTCCGTCGTGCTGCTCGCCCTGAACGGGTTCTTCGTGGCGGCCGAGTTCGCGCTGCTGGCCAGCAAGCGGTACCGGCTGGAGCAGGGCGCCGCGGCCGGTGGCCGGGCGGCCCGCGCGGCGCTGGACGGGGTCCGCGAGCTGTCGCTGATGCTGGCCGGGGCGCAGCTCGGCATCACGGTCTGCACGCTGGGGCTGGGCGCGCTCGCCGAACCGGCGATCGAGCACCTGGTCAGCCCGCTGCTGGACGCCGCCGGCCTGCCCTACGCGGCCAGCCACGCGATCGCGCTGGTCTTCGCGCTCGGCCTGGTGACCTTCCTGCACCTGGTGGTCGGCGAGATGGCGCCCAAGTCGTGGGCGATCACCGACCCGGAGCGTTCCGCGCTGCTGCTGGCGTTGCCGTTCCGGGCCTTCGCGCGGGTGTCCCGGCCGGTGCTGTCGGTGCTCAACGGCCTGGCCAACGCCACCCTGCGACTGGTCCGGGTGGAGCCGCAGGACCAGCTGGCGCAGGCACACGGCCCGGAGGAGCTGCGGATGCTGCTGGAGCAGTCCCGGGCGCACGGGCTGCTCGCCGCCGACCAGCACCAGATGCTGACCAGCATGCTGCAGCTGCAGGCCACCCGGGTGGCCGACGTGATGGAGCCGGTGGACCGGATCATCGCGGTGGCCCGGGACGACAGCGCGGAGCGGATCGAGCAGGTCTGCCGGGACAGCGGCCGGTCCCGGCTGGCCGTGCTGGACGGCCCGGGCGAGGTGGCCGGGGTGGTGCACGTGCGGGAGGCGGTCCGGGCCACCACCGCGGGCCGGTCGGCCACCGCCGGTGAGCTGATGGCCGCGCCGTTCAGCCTGGACGCGTCGGCGTCGGTCACCCAGGCGGTGGCCGCCATGCGGGCCGACCAGGCCCAGTTGGCGCTCGTCACAAACGGCGGCGGCACCGGCCGGCCGGTCGGTTTCGTCGCGCTGGAGGACCTGCTGGAGCAGGTGATCGGCGAGTTCGACGACGAGACCGACGCGGTGCCGCGCGGGCGACGGATGCGCTGACATGTTCGGCGGGCTCTCGGTGCGGACCGTGGTGCCCAACCCGAGCACCCGTCCCGGCCTCTCGCTGCCGGGGCGGGTGCTGCTGGCCGCCGGGTCGGCCGCGGTGGTGGTCGAGCACGTGGTGCTCGGCCTGGTCACCCGGGTCGAGCCGGCGGCCGGCGACGACCCGCCGACGCTCGTGGAGTTCCACCGCACGACGGTGACCGGCCGGTTCGTGCTGGCCGCCGGGGAGTCGCGGGCGCTGCCGTTCGCGCATCCGCTGCCGTGGGAGACCCCGATCACGGTGCTCGGCGGGCAGGGCCTGCTGGACCTGCGGATGGGGCTGCGCACGGAGGTGGCGGTCGGGCCGCTGCTGGACCAGGGCGACCTGCTGGGGCTCTTCGTCCACCCGCTGCCGGCGCAGGAGCGGCTGCTCGGGGCGTTCGACACGCTCGGGTTCGAGCTGCGCCAGGTGGGCATGCAGGCGGGCCGGCTGCCGGGCGTGGCGCACGACCTGCCGTTCCATCAGAAGATCGGCTTCTGGGTGGGGCCGCTCTACGCGGGGCCGATGAGTGAGCTGGAGGTGACCTTCCTGGCCGATCCGACCGGCCTGGAGGTGATCTTCTGGGTGGACCGCCGGCTGGCGCTTGCCGGCTTCGGCCACTTCAGCATCAGCCGGTTCCGGGTCCGGCACGACGGCGTCGACGAGGTGGACTGGACCGACCTGCTGGACTCCTGGCTGCGGCACGCCATCGAGCGGCACGCGGCGGCCGCCGCCGGCCCGCCGGCGTCCTAGCCGCGCCGGCCGGCGGCCCGTCAGCCGCCGGCCAGTTTGACGCCGAAGCCGAGGAAGAGCACGCCGATGCCGGTGGTGGCCGCCGCGGCGAGCCGGCGCCGCCGGCTGAACTGGGCGGCCAGGTAGGTGCCGGTCAGGATCAGCGCGGTCAGGTAGGCCAGGCTGGTCACCTGCGCGATCAGGCCGAGCAGCAGGAACGACAGCGCCGGATACGGGTAGGTCGGGTCGACGAACTGGATGAAGAACGAGACGAAGAAGAGGATCGCCTTCGGGTTGAGCAGGCTGATCACGGCGGCCCGCCGGAACGGGTGCCGCACCGCCGCCGGCTCGGCGGCGTCGATCAGGCGCGGCGTCGCCGGGTCGGTCCGGGTCCGCCAGCGCCGCCAGGCCCCGCGCAGCATCGTCACCCCGACATACCCGAGGTACGCCGCACCGGCGAACCTGATCACCCCGAAGATCGGCGGGTACGCCTTGAGCAGCGACGCCACCCCGGCCGCCGACGCCACCATCAGCACCGCGTCGCCGACCAGCACCCCGCCGGCGGCCCGGTAGCCGGCCCGGACGCCGCGCCGGGCGGCGGTGGAGAGCACGAAGAGCGAGTTCGGTCCGGGCAGCAGAATGATGGCGACGGTGCCCAGCACGTAGGTCCAGATGTCGGTGATCCCCAGCACGGGTGTCATCCTCGCCCGACCGGGGCCGGCGGCAGAAGTCGTTTCCGCAGGTTGAGCTGTGCTTCCGGCCACTGTTCGGCGGTCATCGAGTAGAGCACGGAGTCGCGCCAGGTTCCGTCGGCGCGGCGCTTGTTGGCCCGCAGCACCCCTTCCCGGACCGCGCCGAGCCGGGCGATGGCCCGTTGCGAGCGTTCGTTGCGGATGTCGGTCTGCCAGCTCACCCGGACCGCGCCGAGGGTGTCGAAGGCGTGCCCGAGCAGCAGCAGCTTCGCCTCGGTGTTGATGCCGGTACGCCACCAGCCCTGGCCGAGCAGGGTGGCGCCGATCTCGACCGATCGGGTCGCCTCGTCGGGCCGGACGAAGGCGGTGAGCCCGGCGACCTCGCCGGTGCGGGTGTCGCGCTGCACCCAGGTCAGCCGTTCGCCGAGCCACCGGGCCCGCAGCAGGCCGGCGACGTGCCCGGCCATCTGTTCCGGGCTGGTGGGTTGCGGGCTGGTGGCGTACCGCCAGACCTGCGGGTCGGCCAGCGCGGTGGTGAGTTCCCGCGCGTGCCCGGGTTCCAGCGGCTCCAACCGGACGTGCTCGCCGTGCAGGGTCGGGGTGGCCAGCCAGGGGGAGTGGGCCGGGCGCAGGTAGTCGGGCAGCGGGGCGACCACGCCGGGGGCGGGTTCGGGTGGTCCGGGGACCAGCCGCAGCGGGATCACGCCGGCCCAGTGCGGCAGGTCGAGGTCGGCCGGGTCGTCGGCGACCCCGCCGGCGCGGACCTTCACCGACACCTCGGTCAGCGGCAGCGCCAGCACCGCCGTCTCGGCCAGTTCCTTCCGGCTCGGCGGCCGGGAGTCGGTGGACCGGCCGTGGCCCACCTTGTCGACGAGCGCGTCCATCGCGACCCGCCGCTCGTCGGAGTCGGTGACCAGCCGGGCGACGCCGTGCGCGACCACCGACCGGTAGTTGGCGCTGTGGTGCAGGTGGGAGCGGGCGTAGACCAGCCCGTCGAGCAGCGTGACGCAGACGCAGACGGGTAGTCCGGCCGGTCCGCGGGCGGCCAGCAGCGGCCGGCTGCCGGTTGAGCCGTGCAGGTAGAGGGTGTCGCCGACCCGGACGTGCAGGGTCGGCAGCACCCGGGGTTCGCCGTCGACGGTGAACCCGAGGGCGCAGTGGTGGGCCTCGTCGAGGATCGCGTGCGCGGTGGCCCGCTGGTAGCCGACCCGGTCCCGTAGCCGGCTGGCGGTGGTCCGCGGCGTCGGTGCGTACATGTTGCCTCCCCGAACTTGTGCTAGTACAATTCGAAAATTGTGGCAGCACGTTATCAGATGACTGGGCGGACGGCAGCCGAGATTTCCGGCAGCGTCGAGGCGGGCATCCGCACCGGCGCCCTCTCGGCCGGCACCGCCCTGCCCGCCGTCCGCGCCCTCGCCCACGAGCTGGCCGTCAGCCCGGCCACCGTCGCCAAGGCCTACCAGGCACTACGGCAACGCGGCCTGATCGAGACCGCCGGCCGCAACGGCACCCGGGTCCGACCCCGCCCGCCGATCGCCGCGCACCGCGCCGCCCGGCAACCGGCCGTCCCGCCCGGCGCCCTCGACCTCTCCGCCGGCGAGCCCGACCCCCGCTTCCTGCCACCGCTCGGACCGCACCTCGCGGCCGTCGCCGCCACCGCCACCAACCCCATCGGGTACGCCGAAGCGGGCGTCCTGCCCGAGCTGGTGGAGCGGGCCCGGTCCCGGCTGGCCGACGACGGCATCCCCGCCGACCAGCTCACCGTCACCGGCGGCGCCCTGGACGGCATCGAACGGCTCCTCACCGCCCACCTGCGCCCCGGCGACCCGGTGGCCGTCGAGGACCCGGGCTGGGCCAACCTGCTGGACCTGATCGCCGCGCTCGGCCTGCGCCCGGTCGGCGTGCCGGTCGACGCGGCCGGGCCGACCGCCGCCGGCCTGCGGGCCGCGTTGGCCGCCGGGGCCCGCGCGCTGGTGGTGACCAGCCGCGCCCAGAACCCGACCGGCGCGGCCGTCACCGCCGAGCGGGCGGCCGAGTTGCGGGCTCTGCTCGCCGACCATCCCGACCTGCTGCTGATCGAGGACGACCACGCCGCCGAGCTGGCCCCCGTACCGTTGGCTCCGCTGGCCGGCGCGACGCGGACCTGGGCCTTCGTCCGGTCGGTGAGCAAGCCCTACGGCCCGGACCTGCGGCTGGCGGTGCTGGCCGGCGACGACGAGACCGTCGCCCGGGTCGCCGGCCGGATGCGGATCGGCACCGGCTGGGTCTCCACCCTGCTGCAACGGCTGGTCCTGCGGCTCTGGGCCGACCCGGAGGTCGCGGACCTGGTCGCGGCGGCCCGGGACAGCTACACCGGGCGGCTGGCCGCGCTGCGCGACGCGCTCACCGACCGGGGGATCGTGGCCCAGGGGGTTGCCGGAATCAACGTCTGGGTGCCGGTGCCGGACGAGACCCGCGCGGTGACCGGGCTGCGCGACGCCGGGTACGCGGTCGCCCCCGGCGCGCTGTTCCGGGTCGCCAGCGGCCCGGCCATCCGGATCACCATCACCAGACTGGACCCCGCCGGTGTCGAGCCGCTCGCCGACGCGGTCACCCGCGCGGTGTCCGCCACCGCCCCGCACACCTTCACCGCGTAACGGGCGGCGTCACCGCGTCCGGGGGTGGCGTCACCGCGTCCGGGCTGGGCGAAGGTCGGCGCCGGCAGGGCCTTGGTGATCGACCGCCGGCGACAGACGCCGGTTGGCGAGTCAGACGCGGTGCCCTTCGGGTCAGCGCGGTGCCCTTCGGGTCAGTGCGCCGCCCACCCGGTCAGGGCTGTCGGCGGCGGGCGCCGGCCAACGCGGCCACCACCGTGCCGAACCCGATCGCCATCAACGGCAGGCCGATCCCGAACGGCAGCTCGCCGACCCAGTTGATGCTGCTCCGCTCCGGCATCCCACCCAGGCTCACCGCCACCACCGCCGACGCGAAGACCATCGCGGCCGTCGCCGCCCCGACAGCGACCTGCGCCAGCTCCAGCGACCGGCCGGCCCAGCAGCTGGCGCCGATCGCCACCACCAGGAGGAAGACGGCCCACCAGGTCCAACCGCCGCCACTGCTCAGGGTCAGGTAGTTCCACCCGGACCACCACCACTGCTTCTGCTCGTCGGTCTTGAACCAGGGCAGCAGGTAGCCGAGCAGAATCACCACCGACCCGGCGAGCAGCAGGCCGTTCGGCGCCGGCCGGTACCAACGTTGCGACGCTTCCATGGGCGCCGACGCTAACAGCGGCCCGCCAGCCCGCCGGCCGGTGCTGCCCGCACCGATGTCGGCGCTGCGCGCGAGGGTTGGTCTCGGCGCTACCGGCGAGCGCACGTGTCGGCAGTGCCCGCGATCCGGCGGTACCCGCCCGGTCCAATGCCGGCGGTACCCGGCCAGGTTCCCGATGCCGGCAGCACCCGCCCGGTCCGATTCCGGCCGGCTTGATGGGGTACAACGATGGCATGGCCGAGACCAGCACCGCGCCCGGTGCACAGAAGTTCATCCCGCCGGCCGCCGACTCGCTCGCCGACCTGCGCGCCGCTGCCGCGTCCTGCCAGGGCTGCGAGCTGCACCGCGACGCCACCCAGACGGTCTTCGGCCGGGGTGACGAGCGCGCCCGGGTGGTATTCGTCGGCGAGCAGCCCGGCGACGTCGAGGATCAGAAAGGGCTGCCGTTCGTCGGCCCGGCCGGGCACCTGCTGCGGCGCGCGGTCGACGACGCCGGCATCGACGCCGGGCAGGTCTACATCACCAACGCCGTGAAGCACTTCCGGTTCGAGCTGCGTGGCAAGCGGCGGATCCATCAGACCCCCGACCAGACGCACATCGTGGCCTGCCGGCCGTGGCTGGTCGCCGAGTTCGCCCGGCTGCACCCGGAGCTCGTCGTGGTGCTCGGCGCCACGGCCGCGAAGGCGCTCCTCGGCCCGTCGTTCCGGGTCACCCGGTCGCGGGGAGTCCTGCTGCCCTGGCCGGAGTCGGCGCAGCGACCGCAGGACTTCGCCAAGGTCCCCACCGACGCCACCGGCGCGACCACCTCGGTGGAGCCGACCCGGCTGCTGGCCACCATCCACCCCTCGGCCGTGCTGCGCGCCGACGACCGGGACACCGCGTACGCCGGCCTGGTCAGCGACCTCACCGTGGCAGCCCGAGCCCTGGCCGGATAACGACCAACCCCCCGCCGCCCGCATCCGCGCCGTCCTTATCTGCGGTGCGGTTGTCCGCGGTGCGGTTGTCCGCGCTGCCCTTGTCTGCGCTGCGGTTGTCCATGCTGCCCTTGTCTGCGCTGACCTCGCTCGTGCTGCGGTTATCCGCGCTGGTCGCCGGCGCTGCCGGCGGTCCTTGGGGTCGCGGTCGGGGCGTCATGGGGCCAATTCGTGCGGCGGTTACTGCGCGTGTCCGTCGGTGCGGTGCTTCCGGCTCGGTGTGGTGAGTGTTCGGGCACGAGGTGAACGCCAGTTACCCTACCTTCGAGTTTTAGGGTAACTGGCGTTCACCTCGTGGGCCGACCTTCCGTCTCGCCGCTGCCGTTGGGTGGGCGGATGGGCATGGGCGGCCGAAACTGCTAACCCTGGGTAGCCGATGGGGTGGTGGTCGGGCGCGTGGCGGGTCCGGTCGGCTCGACCTCAGGTGGGCTACGGCTTGACGGCCTTGACGAACGTGGACCAGGCGGCCGGCTCGAAGGTCAGCGTCGGTCCGGTCTGATCCTTGCTGTCGCGGACCAGTACTCGGCCGGGCAGGTTGTCGGCGACCTCCACGCAGTTACCGCCGTTGGGGCCACTACGGGTCGACTTGCGCCATGTCGGGCTGATCTGTGTCGTATTCATCGATCATCCTCAGGATGAGTGCGCGGGACTGGTCGCAGGGTAGCGCCAGGGCGTTGACGCTCTCCCAGCAGAGCATCAGGTGCCGCAGATCCTTCGCCGCACCGACCACCTTCCCCTGAATCGGGTCGTCCGCGTATGCGACGGTGACTCCGTCCGCCAGCGTGGCGAGCGCGAACGCTCCACCGTGACCAGCATGTAGCCCGGCGGCGAACGGCACCACCCGGATGTGGATGTTCGCCCGGTGGCCGATGTCCACCAGGTGTTCGAGCTGGTCCTTCATGATCTCCGGATCGCCGTGCCGGAACGCCGCCTCGCCGATGACGGCGCTGAACGTCACCGGGTCCGTCCTTGCGATGGTCTTGGCCTGCCTGGCCATCCGGTCCCGGGTCATCTCCTCGATCTGCACCTCCGAGTTGAGTCCGGCCGTGATCACGGCTCGGGCGTACGCCTCGGTCTGGAGCAGGCCGGGAATGACGGAGTGCTCGAAGGTGCGGAGCAGCACCGCCCGTTCCTCGTTCGCCTTCCAGGACCGCATCCACGGCGGGATGGCCTCGCCTCGGGCGTGCCGCGCCTGACGCTTCAGCTCACCACCGGTGGAGAGGAACGCGTCCAGCGCGTCCGCGATGTCATCGGGTGGGATCTGCTTGCCCGCTTCGTAGTTGCCCACTTGCGACCCACTGACGTGGATCTCCGCCCCGAGGGCATCCTGCGACATTCCCCGGGCCATCCGCTCCCGGCGCAGCGAATGGCGAAACTCATTCGTATCAGCCAACTCTCGACCCTCCACTCCGTGGGCGACCATTCGGCTCGGCAACATCTTCCGCTCATTTCCGCCGATCGTCCAGGGTGGATAACGGCAACTCCGCACCCAGATCGGAGGCAGCGCGGATGGGAACCGGAAGCGACGAGCCCCAGCCCGGCCGGAACAGTAGATGGCGACCGATAAACGACCGACGCATCGGCGGACACCACAACTTCCCAGGTCGCGCCCGGCGCGACCAGATCGACAATGGCAGTGGCCCGGGGATCGAGGATTCCGAGGACCAGGTCATCCGGTTCCGGGCGCCGGACACCATTCCGCCGACCGTCCAGGCGGACACCCTACGGACGATGCTCGCGCGACACGAACCGGCCGACGACAAGAGATGCGGGTGCGGTCTCCCGCTCGGCGAGCTGACCGGGCTGTGCTGGTACGGCCGGCAGGCCCAGAAACGGCTACTCGAACTGACCCTCGACTGGCGGGCCGACAACCCGGACGAGCCGGACCGCTAGTCGGCTCCATCGACCGTCCGCTCCGGCAAGGCCATCGCCGCCCGGCTCGCCGCCGCCCGGATCCCGCGCCCCAGATCCCGCGCCCCAGATCCCATGCCCCAGATCCCACGCCCCGGATCCGACTCGCGCTGGTTGCCGACGCCGGTGACCGCCGGGCCGGGAGCAGACTGGCGGGATGGACCAGCACCTGTACGAGGCCGTCCACGAGGAGTTCCGGTCGCTGTGCCGGGAGTTTCTGCGCCGGGAGGCCGTCCCGCACCACGACGCCTGGGAGGCCGCCGGGATCGTCGACCGGGCCGTCTGGCGCGCGGCCGGAGCCGCCGGGCTGCTCGGACCCGACGTCGACGAGCGGTACGGCGGCGGCGGTCAACGCGACTTCCGGTTCAACGCCGTACTGGTCGAGGAGATCGTCGCCGCCGGCACCTCCGGCCTCGGCTTCGGACTGCACAACGACGTCGTCGCCCCGTACCTGACCGATCTCACCACCGCCGAACAGCGCGACCGGTGGCTGCCCGGCTTCTGCGCCGGCGACCTGATCACCGCCATCGCGATGAGCGAGCCCGGCGCCGGCTCCGACCTGGCCGGCGTACGCACCACCGCCGTCCGCGACGGCGACGGCTGGATCCTCAACGGACAAAAGACCTTCATCACCAACGGCGAACTCGCCGACCTGGTCATCGTCGTCACCTCCACCGCCCCCGACCAGGGCGCGCACGGGCTCAGCCTGATCGCCGTCGAACGCGACACCCCCGGCTTCACCCGCGGCCGCCGGCTCGCCAAGGTCGGACTCAAGGCCAACGACACCGCCGAACTCTTCTTCGCCGACTGCCGGGTCCCGGCCGAAAACCTCATCGGTACGGAGAACCACGGCTTCTACCACCTGATGGCCAACCTGCCCCGGGAACGACTCAGCATCGCCGTGTCCGCCGTCGCCGCCGCCGAGACCCTGCTCGCCCTCACCCTCGACTACGCCCGGACCCGGCAGGCGTTCGGCCGGCCGATCGGCGCCTTCCAGCACAACCGGTTCCTCCTCGCCGAGCTGGACACCGAGATCACCATCGCCCGGACCTTCGTCAACCACTGCCTGGCCGAGTTCAACGCCGGCCGGCTCACCGTGGTCGATGCCGCCAAGGCCAAGTGGTGGACCACCGAACTGCAGACCCGGGTCGCCGACCGTTGTGTCCAACTGCACGGCGGATACGGCTTCATGGCCGAGTACCCCGTCGCCCGGGCCTGGTTGGATGGCCGGGTACAGACCATCTACGGGGGGACCACCGAGATCATGAAGGAGATCATCGGGCGAGGGCTGGGCCTGTGAGCACACCGCCCACCACCGCCCGAGCCGCGCCGACCAGCGACGAACCGACCGGCAGTCAACCGGCCGGCCACCAGCCGACCGGCGACCAACCGGAGCTGGACCGGATACAGCGGCGCACCCTGCGGCTGCTGTTCTGCACCCAGATCATCGGCGGCGTCGGTCTCACCATCGGGATCTCGGTGGGTGCCCTGCTCGCCGCCCGGATCGGCGGCACCGGCATCTCCGGGCTCGCCCAGAGCGCCGCCGTGGTCGGCGCCGCCCTGCTCGCGATCCCGGTCACCCGGGTCATCACCGCCCGCGGCCGCCGACCCGGCCTCGTCCTCGCCTACCTGACCGGCGCGCTCGGCGGCGTACTCGTGATCGCCGCCGCCGTCACCGACCTGGTCCCGCTGCTCTTCCTCGGCATGCTGCTGTTCGGTGGTGGCACCGCCGCCAACCTGCAGGCCCGGTACGCCGCCGTCGACCTCGCCCCGCCGGAGCGCGCCGGCCGGCAGCTCTCGGTCATCGTCTGGGCCACCACCCTCGGCGCCGTGGTGGCGCCCAACCTGGCCCAGTCCGCCGACGACGCGGTCGCCGGTTTCGGGCTGCCGCCGCTGTCCGGGCCGTTCGTCTTCAGCGTGGCCGGATTCTGCCTGGCTGCCGGCGTACTCCTGGGGTTGTTGCGGCCCGACCCGCTGTTGACCGCGCGGGCCTGCGCGGACGCCGGCCCGGACGCCGCCGGCGGACCTC from the Solwaraspora sp. WMMD1047 genome contains:
- a CDS encoding hemolysin family protein, which produces MLIALGLLLIIVLTAATGYFVAQEFGYVAVDRGKLKQLADEGDAAAERALRVTGRLSFMLSGAQLGITVTALLVGYVAEPYLGDGLAQLLGGAGVSRSVSLPLSIVLALVIATVIQMVLGELAPKNLAIVRAEGLARALSRSTLIYLAVAGPVIRLFDAAATRLLRRLGIEPVEELPTGATPEDLEQIIAESRLEGHLDAEMSTLLDRGLDFRQLTAGEAMVPRVDVHTVRADDPVSRIVEMLDSGHSRFPVRGTEGVDDLVGVVGIADVLGVPPERRATTRVAAVAVPPLLVPETLPLPTVLDRLRAGHRQLACVVDEYGGFAGVISLEDIAEELVGPIRDEDDPPERAPVRQSDGSWVVPARWRIDEVADSTGIALPEAPEYDTLSGLVMRELGRVPQVGDRLEISLPAEVDSGQPESPRRAAVEVLAVDRHVADSVRLEVTA
- a CDS encoding hemolysin family protein, with product MSTGWALVISVVLLALNGFFVAAEFALLASKRYRLEQGAAAGGRAARAALDGVRELSLMLAGAQLGITVCTLGLGALAEPAIEHLVSPLLDAAGLPYAASHAIALVFALGLVTFLHLVVGEMAPKSWAITDPERSALLLALPFRAFARVSRPVLSVLNGLANATLRLVRVEPQDQLAQAHGPEELRMLLEQSRAHGLLAADQHQMLTSMLQLQATRVADVMEPVDRIIAVARDDSAERIEQVCRDSGRSRLAVLDGPGEVAGVVHVREAVRATTAGRSATAGELMAAPFSLDASASVTQAVAAMRADQAQLALVTNGGGTGRPVGFVALEDLLEQVIGEFDDETDAVPRGRRMR
- a CDS encoding sporulation protein is translated as MFGGLSVRTVVPNPSTRPGLSLPGRVLLAAGSAAVVVEHVVLGLVTRVEPAAGDDPPTLVEFHRTTVTGRFVLAAGESRALPFAHPLPWETPITVLGGQGLLDLRMGLRTEVAVGPLLDQGDLLGLFVHPLPAQERLLGAFDTLGFELRQVGMQAGRLPGVAHDLPFHQKIGFWVGPLYAGPMSELEVTFLADPTGLEVIFWVDRRLALAGFGHFSISRFRVRHDGVDEVDWTDLLDSWLRHAIERHAAAAAGPPAS
- the leuE gene encoding leucine efflux protein LeuE; translation: MTPVLGITDIWTYVLGTVAIILLPGPNSLFVLSTAARRGVRAGYRAAGGVLVGDAVLMVASAAGVASLLKAYPPIFGVIRFAGAAYLGYVGVTMLRGAWRRWRTRTDPATPRLIDAAEPAAVRHPFRRAAVISLLNPKAILFFVSFFIQFVDPTYPYPALSFLLLGLIAQVTSLAYLTALILTGTYLAAQFSRRRRLAAAATTGIGVLFLGFGVKLAGG
- a CDS encoding bifunctional pyridoxamine 5'-phosphate oxidase family protein/GNAT family N-acetyltransferase; translation: MYAPTPRTTASRLRDRVGYQRATAHAILDEAHHCALGFTVDGEPRVLPTLHVRVGDTLYLHGSTGSRPLLAARGPAGLPVCVCVTLLDGLVYARSHLHHSANYRSVVAHGVARLVTDSDERRVAMDALVDKVGHGRSTDSRPPSRKELAETAVLALPLTEVSVKVRAGGVADDPADLDLPHWAGVIPLRLVPGPPEPAPGVVAPLPDYLRPAHSPWLATPTLHGEHVRLEPLEPGHARELTTALADPQVWRYATSPQPTSPEQMAGHVAGLLRARWLGERLTWVQRDTRTGEVAGLTAFVRPDEATRSVEIGATLLGQGWWRTGINTEAKLLLLGHAFDTLGAVRVSWQTDIRNERSQRAIARLGAVREGVLRANKRRADGTWRDSVLYSMTAEQWPEAQLNLRKRLLPPAPVGRG
- a CDS encoding aminotransferase class I/II-fold pyridoxal phosphate-dependent enzyme encodes the protein MAARYQMTGRTAAEISGSVEAGIRTGALSAGTALPAVRALAHELAVSPATVAKAYQALRQRGLIETAGRNGTRVRPRPPIAAHRAARQPAVPPGALDLSAGEPDPRFLPPLGPHLAAVAATATNPIGYAEAGVLPELVERARSRLADDGIPADQLTVTGGALDGIERLLTAHLRPGDPVAVEDPGWANLLDLIAALGLRPVGVPVDAAGPTAAGLRAALAAGARALVVTSRAQNPTGAAVTAERAAELRALLADHPDLLLIEDDHAAELAPVPLAPLAGATRTWAFVRSVSKPYGPDLRLAVLAGDDETVARVAGRMRIGTGWVSTLLQRLVLRLWADPEVADLVAAARDSYTGRLAALRDALTDRGIVAQGVAGINVWVPVPDETRAVTGLRDAGYAVAPGALFRVASGPAIRITITRLDPAGVEPLADAVTRAVSATAPHTFTA
- a CDS encoding UdgX family uracil-DNA binding protein (This protein belongs to the uracil DNA glycosylase superfamily, members of which act in excision repair of DNA. However, it belongs more specifically to UdgX branch, whose founding member was found to bind uracil in DNA (where it does not belong), without cleaving it, appears to promote DNA repair by a pathway involving RecA, rather than base excision.); protein product: MAETSTAPGAQKFIPPAADSLADLRAAAASCQGCELHRDATQTVFGRGDERARVVFVGEQPGDVEDQKGLPFVGPAGHLLRRAVDDAGIDAGQVYITNAVKHFRFELRGKRRIHQTPDQTHIVACRPWLVAEFARLHPELVVVLGATAAKALLGPSFRVTRSRGVLLPWPESAQRPQDFAKVPTDATGATTSVEPTRLLATIHPSAVLRADDRDTAYAGLVSDLTVAARALAG
- a CDS encoding DUF397 domain-containing protein: MNTTQISPTWRKSTRSGPNGGNCVEVADNLPGRVLVRDSKDQTGPTLTFEPAAWSTFVKAVKP
- a CDS encoding helix-turn-helix transcriptional regulator, yielding MADTNEFRHSLRRERMARGMSQDALGAEIHVSGSQVGNYEAGKQIPPDDIADALDAFLSTGGELKRQARHARGEAIPPWMRSWKANEERAVLLRTFEHSVIPGLLQTEAYARAVITAGLNSEVQIEEMTRDRMARQAKTIARTDPVTFSAVIGEAAFRHGDPEIMKDQLEHLVDIGHRANIHIRVVPFAAGLHAGHGGAFALATLADGVTVAYADDPIQGKVVGAAKDLRHLMLCWESVNALALPCDQSRALILRMIDEYDTDQPDMAQVDP
- a CDS encoding acyl-CoA dehydrogenase family protein; amino-acid sequence: MDQHLYEAVHEEFRSLCREFLRREAVPHHDAWEAAGIVDRAVWRAAGAAGLLGPDVDERYGGGGQRDFRFNAVLVEEIVAAGTSGLGFGLHNDVVAPYLTDLTTAEQRDRWLPGFCAGDLITAIAMSEPGAGSDLAGVRTTAVRDGDGWILNGQKTFITNGELADLVIVVTSTAPDQGAHGLSLIAVERDTPGFTRGRRLAKVGLKANDTAELFFADCRVPAENLIGTENHGFYHLMANLPRERLSIAVSAVAAAETLLALTLDYARTRQAFGRPIGAFQHNRFLLAELDTEITIARTFVNHCLAEFNAGRLTVVDAAKAKWWTTELQTRVADRCVQLHGGYGFMAEYPVARAWLDGRVQTIYGGTTEIMKEIIGRGLGL